In Isosphaera pallida ATCC 43644, the sequence TCTGGAATTGGAAAATGGGTGGACCAAAGCCGATCGAGAACTTCTCGACTTTGACGTTGTACCACTTCGCAACCGCGAAGTGGCCGAGCTCATGGATGAAGATCAGAAAACCGATCCCCAAGATTACGCCGACGACGTTGATGAAACTATCCACTTGCGCAGTACCTCGTTGCGGGCCCAGGCATCGACTTCCCACAAGCGATCGAGGCTGGGTTGGGGATCGTAGGGATGGTGGTCCAAAACCGCGCTCAGCGCGCGGGGAATGTCGTTGAAGCCGATCGTTCCTTCCAGGAACAGGCTCACGGCTGCCTCGTTCGCGGCGTTGAGCGCTGCGGGGGCGGTGCCGCCATCGCGTAGCGCCCGCAGCCCCAGGTCCAGGCAGGGGAAGGCCTCACGGTCGGGCGGCTCGAAGGTCCAGGTGGTCGCCTGGGTCCAGTCGATCGAGCGGCAGGGGCCTTCCCAGCGTCTGGGGTGGCTTAGCGCGTACTGGATCGGCAGCTTCATGTCGGGAGGGGAAAGTTGGGCTAGGGTCGAGCCGTCGCGGAACTCGACCATCGAGTGAACGACGCTCTGGGGATGCACCACGACGTCGATTTGTTCGGGGGCCAGGTCGAAGAGCCAGCGGGCTTCGATGACCTCCAAGGCTTTGTTCATCAAGGTGGCGGAGTCGATGGTGATCTTGGGGCCCATTGCCCAGGTGGGATGGCGGAGGGCTTCGGCGGGGGTCACCCGGGCCAGCGAGGCGGCCGAGCGACCCCGGAATGGACCGCCCGAGGCGGTCAGGATCACTCGTTTGACCTCGCTGGTGTCTCCCGAGGCCAACGCCTGGAAAATGGCCGAATGTTCGCTGTCCACCGGCAGCAGGGTCGCCCCGGTACGGCGCGCGAGGTCGGTCAACAGTGCCCCAGCGACGACCAGGGATTCCTTGTTGGCCAGACCGACGAGTTTACCCGCGGCCACCGCCGCCCAGGTTGCGCGAAGACCGGCGGCTCCTACGATCGCTGAAATAACTCGATCCGCCTGGGGGTGGGCCGCGAGGTTGGCCACCGCCTCGGGACCGGCCTGAATTTCCAGGTCGCGCCCGGGAAAGGGTCCCCCTTCGGTTCGCAGCGCGTCCTCTAGACGTTGGGCCGCCTGAGCATCATGCATCGCCACGATTCGGGGCCGGTGTTCACGGACTTGGCGGGCCGCCTCGGCCCAGTTACCACCCGCCGCCAGGCCCAGCAACTCGAACCGACGGTCGCGCTGCGCGTCGTGACTCAACACCTCCAGGGTGCTGCGGCCAATCGAGCCGGTGGAACCCAAAATCACCACCCGGATGGGACAAGTCGGCGGTTCGTCCTCCCGTCGGGTTCTGGTTCCGTGGGGCTGGGATCGAGGGCGACAGGCGGGTTCCTCCAACGCGGCGCGATCCCTCGCGGAACCCTTGGGGTCGGAATCCGCCCGGCGCTCAACGGTCATCAGGAACGATCCCACACGCGAGAGAGAAAAAGCCAAACCGAGCTGGTCGAAATCGAGCCAAACAATCCAGAGCGACCGCGGAACCGCCGCCT encodes:
- a CDS encoding 1-deoxy-D-xylulose-5-phosphate reductoisomerase, with amino-acid sequence MTVERRADSDPKGSARDRAALEEPACRPRSQPHGTRTRREDEPPTCPIRVVILGSTGSIGRSTLEVLSHDAQRDRRFELLGLAAGGNWAEAARQVREHRPRIVAMHDAQAAQRLEDALRTEGGPFPGRDLEIQAGPEAVANLAAHPQADRVISAIVGAAGLRATWAAVAAGKLVGLANKESLVVAGALLTDLARRTGATLLPVDSEHSAIFQALASGDTSEVKRVILTASGGPFRGRSAASLARVTPAEALRHPTWAMGPKITIDSATLMNKALEVIEARWLFDLAPEQIDVVVHPQSVVHSMVEFRDGSTLAQLSPPDMKLPIQYALSHPRRWEGPCRSIDWTQATTWTFEPPDREAFPCLDLGLRALRDGGTAPAALNAANEAAVSLFLEGTIGFNDIPRALSAVLDHHPYDPQPSLDRLWEVDAWARNEVLRKWIVSSTSSA